Proteins from a single region of Diorhabda sublineata isolate icDioSubl1.1 chromosome 2, icDioSubl1.1, whole genome shotgun sequence:
- the LOC130453220 gene encoding insulin-like: MNFYCILLLVILNICCFDCSPYRLNYVTKRDKYCGKRLTNMLFIVCKGKFYNPRNRRSASYSSLDNDYPIDISTDYDSDSVYSLLQKDFLTVIPNKRQIVKECCEKPCTVETMAQYCDY, encoded by the exons ATGAATTTCTATTGTATTCTGCTGCTCGTAATTTTAAACATCTGCTGCTTCGACTGTTCCCCCTATCGCTTGAATTACGTAACAAAAAGAGACAAGTACTGCGGAAAGCGATTGACTAACATGCTTTTTATTGTATGCAAAGGAAAATTTTACAATCCCAGAAATAGAAGATCTGCAA GTTATTCCAGTCTCGACAACGATTATCCTATTGATATTAGTACAGACTACGACTCAGATTCCGTATATTCACTACTACAAAAAGATTTCCTTACTGTAATACCCAACAAGAGGCAAATTGTGAAAGAATGCTGTGAGAAACCTTGTACAGTAGAAACTATGGCACAATATTGTGATTattaa
- the LOC130453219 gene encoding fructose-1,6-bisphosphatase 1, which produces MDSNTITLTRFFLHEQQKFPEATGELTQLLASIQTAVKVISSAVRRAGITKLFGTVGEQNVQGEEVKKLDVLANELFINLLKSSYTVALLISEENETIMEVETDKKGKYIVAFDPLDGSSNIDCLVSIGSIFAIYKKPDNTFPTIDEALMSGKHVVAAGYALYGSATMLVISSGSGVHGFMLDATIGEFVLTDQNMTIPKRGKIYSINEGYYHDWEDSIREYVDTKKDPAKGKPYGARYVGSMVSDVHRTIKYGGIFLYPATKAAPKGKLRLLYECVPMAFIVTQAGGLASNGKIPILDIVPTNHHQRTPIFLGSEEDVKEVQDIIAKHEKCSCVSK; this is translated from the exons ATGGATTCGAATACCATAACTTTAACTAGATTTTTTCTACACGAACAACAGAAATTTCCTGAAGCGACGGGTGAACTAACTCAACTTCTGGCGTCAATTCAAACAGCTGTAAAAGTTATTAGCAGTGCTGTACGTCGAGCAGGTATAACTAAACT ATTTGGAACAGTCGGAGAACAAAATGTGCAAGGGGAAGAAGTTAAAAAACTGGATGTGTTGgcaaatgaattatttattaatttactaaAATCATCATATACGGTAGCTTTACTAATATCTGAAGAAAATGAAACTATTATGGAG GTAGAGACTGATAAAAAAGGGAAATATATAGTAGCATTCGATCCATTAGATGGTTCTTCAAATATAGATTGTCTTGTTTCAATCGGTTCCATTTTTGCTATCTATAAGAAGCCTGATAACACATTCCCAACAATCGACGAAGCTCTGATGAGCGGTAAACATGTTGTAGCCGCTGGTTATGCTCTGTACGGAAGTGCTACTATGTTAGTTATATCTTCAGGAAGCGGTGTACATGGATTTATGCTTGATGCAACAATTGGGGAGTTCGTTTTGACAGACCAAAACATGACTATTCCCAAAAGaggaaaaatttattccataaatGAAG GCTATTACCATGATTGGGAAGATTCCATACGAGAATATGTAGATACTAAGAAAGATCCTGCGAAAGGGAAACCTTATGGTGCTAGATATGTGGGATCTATGGTGTCAGATGTTCACAGGACTATTAAGTATGGAGGAATTTTCTTATATCCTGCTACTAAAGCTGCTCCTAAGGGAAAG ttgcgACTACTATACGAATGTGTTCCAATGGCGTTTATTGTTACCCAAGCTGGTGGTTTGGCTTCAAACGGGAAAATTCCAATACTGGATATTGTACCAACAAATCATCATCAACGTACTCCCATTTTCTTAGGATCTGAAGAAGATGTGAAAGAAGTTCAAGATATCATAGCCAAACACGAAAAATGTTCGTgtgtatcaaaataa